From the genome of Geothrix sp. 21YS21S-4, one region includes:
- a CDS encoding NapC/NirT family cytochrome c: MSIIERTRDLVRLAFQLGNNWLTLAGAAITTSSAVVLIWFWFMELTSPRPISPYAGILLFLILPGIFLAGLALIPLGIWRLRRQRKLAGEAPQPLQKVDFKQPGVRRLLTAVAVLTFANVAIMGTAGLKGVEYMDSNRFCGLTCHTVMSPEYTAFLDSPHSRVGCAQCHIGHGAPALVRAKLSGTRQLFAVAFGTYSRPIPSPVEHLRPARETCEQCHWPQKFTDDKLIIRTKYSEDEANTPATSILLLKIGGHTANGTTGIHGRHLDAMERISYVSTDARRQEIPKVTYRDDNGQMVDYVTDEFKQLPPEKLAKATTRKMDCIDCHNRPTHAFELPDRAMDKALANQRISAELPYIKKKGVELLKADYASRDEAGSKIVLGINEFYRTTYPEVFKHKRAQVDAAAEGVKAIYLRNVFPEMKLMWGTHPNNIGHEESVGCFRCHDGSHTAADGRVIKGDCDTCHTILAQDEKDPKILKDFGMK, translated from the coding sequence GTGAGCATCATCGAACGCACCAGAGATCTGGTCAGGCTGGCCTTCCAGCTGGGCAACAACTGGCTGACCCTGGCCGGCGCCGCCATCACCACGAGTTCGGCGGTCGTCCTCATCTGGTTCTGGTTCATGGAACTCACGAGCCCCCGGCCCATCTCGCCCTACGCCGGGATCCTCCTGTTCCTGATCCTCCCCGGCATCTTCCTCGCGGGCCTGGCCCTGATCCCCCTCGGCATCTGGCGCCTGCGCCGCCAGCGCAAGCTGGCCGGCGAAGCCCCCCAGCCCCTCCAGAAGGTGGATTTCAAGCAGCCCGGCGTGCGCCGCCTGCTCACCGCCGTGGCCGTCCTCACCTTCGCCAACGTGGCGATCATGGGCACCGCCGGGCTGAAGGGCGTGGAGTACATGGACTCCAACCGCTTCTGCGGCCTCACCTGCCACACGGTGATGAGCCCCGAGTACACCGCCTTCCTGGATTCCCCCCACTCCCGCGTGGGCTGCGCCCAGTGCCACATCGGCCACGGCGCGCCTGCCCTGGTCCGCGCCAAGCTGTCCGGCACCCGCCAGCTGTTCGCGGTGGCCTTCGGCACCTACTCCCGGCCCATTCCCAGCCCCGTCGAGCACCTCCGCCCCGCCCGCGAGACCTGCGAGCAGTGCCACTGGCCCCAGAAGTTCACCGACGACAAGCTGATCATCCGCACCAAGTACTCCGAGGACGAGGCCAACACGCCGGCCACCAGCATCCTGCTGCTGAAGATCGGCGGGCACACCGCCAACGGGACCACGGGCATCCACGGGCGCCACCTCGACGCCATGGAGCGCATCAGCTACGTCTCCACCGACGCCCGCCGCCAGGAGATCCCCAAGGTCACCTACCGCGACGACAACGGCCAGATGGTCGATTACGTCACCGACGAGTTCAAGCAGTTGCCCCCGGAAAAGCTGGCCAAGGCCACCACCCGGAAGATGGACTGCATCGACTGCCACAACCGCCCCACCCACGCCTTCGAGCTGCCGGACCGCGCCATGGACAAAGCGCTCGCCAACCAGCGCATCAGCGCCGAGCTGCCCTACATCAAGAAGAAGGGCGTGGAGCTGCTGAAGGCCGACTACGCCAGCCGCGACGAGGCCGGCTCGAAGATCGTCCTGGGCATCAACGAGTTCTACCGCACCACCTACCCCGAAGTGTTCAAGCACAAGCGCGCCCAGGTGGACGCCGCCGCCGAAGGCGTCAAGGCCATCTACCTGCGGAACGTCTTCCCCGAGATGAAGCTGATGTGGGGCACCCACCCCAACAACATCGGGCACGAGGAATCCGTGGGCTGCTTCCGCTGCCACGACGGCAGCCACACCGCCGCAGACGGCCGCGTGATCAAGGGCGACTGCGACACCTGCCACACGATCCTCGCGCAGGACGAGAAGGACCCGAAGATCCTCAAGGACTTCGGAATGAAGTAA
- the cmk gene encoding (d)CMP kinase, producing MTVSELPLIAIDGPSGVGKSTTARRVASRLGWQYLDTGAMYRAVALAVHRAGLELGDRPALERLLAGLALAQEGTHIFLGGEDVSEAIRSLEVTRRVTPVSADARVREVLVEQQRHVGATGRWVVDGRDIGTVVFPGACCKVFLTASPEARARRRFLELQAKGAVVAFEEVLEDLRRRDEADTTRAVAPLRKADGAVELDSSDLTLDEVVDRIVGAHLAHA from the coding sequence ATGACCGTTTCCGAGCTTCCGCTGATCGCCATTGACGGCCCGTCGGGCGTGGGGAAATCCACCACTGCCCGGCGGGTCGCCTCGCGTCTGGGCTGGCAGTACCTGGATACCGGCGCCATGTACCGCGCCGTCGCGCTGGCCGTGCATCGCGCCGGCCTGGAACTGGGGGACCGCCCCGCGCTGGAGCGCCTCCTGGCGGGCCTGGCGCTCGCGCAGGAGGGCACCCATATCTTCCTGGGCGGAGAGGACGTGAGCGAGGCCATCCGCAGCCTTGAGGTCACGCGCCGCGTCACCCCCGTGAGCGCCGACGCCCGGGTGCGCGAAGTCCTGGTCGAGCAGCAGCGCCACGTGGGCGCCACCGGACGGTGGGTGGTGGACGGCCGCGACATCGGCACCGTGGTTTTCCCCGGCGCCTGCTGCAAGGTGTTCCTCACCGCCAGCCCCGAGGCCCGCGCCCGGCGCCGTTTCCTGGAACTCCAGGCCAAGGGCGCCGTCGTGGCCTTCGAAGAGGTACTCGAAGACCTCCGTCGCCGCGACGAAGCCGACACCACCCGCGCCGTCGCCCCCCTCCGCAAAGCCGATGGCGCCGTCGAACTGGACTCCAGCGACCTCACCCTCGACGAAGTGGTGGATCGCATCGTGGGAGCGCATCTGGCGCACGCCTGA
- the cydB gene encoding cytochrome d ubiquinol oxidase subunit II — protein sequence MHELWFWLVSVMVAIYVVMDGFDFGAGILHHAVARTNEERREVLAAIGPLWDGNEVWLLAGGGSLFLAFPKVLAAGFSGFYLAMWLVVWCLMGRGISIEFRSHVQDGLWRRFWDFAFSFVSILLPVLLGAALGNVLRGVPLDGSGYFEMPLWTNFRLGSQPGILDWYTVLIGVFALVAVAAHGSLFLAWKTEGPVHARSAGLAAKLWAAVLVLWVLASYATWIVNPAVFSRLGSAPLAWLATAIFLAGLVVVGVGIWQKRHLLAFLGSGAFILGLLAASAACVYPVMLKSTLGPQFDLTAHNASVGVHGLRAGLVWWILGFPLAIGYLTFLFRFHRGKVKAAAEGEGY from the coding sequence ATGCATGAACTATGGTTTTGGCTCGTCTCCGTGATGGTCGCCATCTACGTCGTGATGGACGGCTTCGACTTCGGCGCCGGGATCCTGCATCACGCCGTCGCCCGGACGAACGAGGAGCGCCGCGAGGTGCTCGCCGCCATCGGGCCCCTGTGGGACGGGAACGAGGTCTGGCTGCTGGCCGGCGGCGGGTCCCTGTTCCTGGCCTTCCCCAAGGTGCTGGCCGCGGGCTTCTCCGGCTTCTACCTGGCCATGTGGCTGGTGGTGTGGTGCCTGATGGGGCGCGGGATCTCCATCGAGTTCCGCTCCCACGTCCAGGACGGCCTGTGGCGCCGGTTCTGGGACTTCGCCTTCAGTTTCGTCAGCATCCTGCTGCCGGTGCTCTTGGGCGCGGCCCTGGGCAATGTCCTGCGGGGCGTGCCCCTGGACGGGAGCGGATACTTCGAAATGCCGCTGTGGACCAACTTCCGGCTGGGCTCCCAGCCCGGGATCCTCGACTGGTACACCGTCCTGATCGGCGTCTTCGCGCTGGTAGCGGTGGCGGCCCACGGGTCGCTGTTCCTGGCCTGGAAGACGGAGGGCCCCGTCCACGCGCGCTCCGCCGGCCTCGCCGCCAAGCTGTGGGCGGCCGTCCTGGTGCTGTGGGTCCTCGCCAGCTACGCCACGTGGATCGTGAATCCCGCCGTCTTCAGCCGCCTCGGCAGCGCGCCTCTGGCGTGGCTGGCGACCGCCATCTTCCTGGCCGGGCTGGTCGTGGTGGGCGTCGGGATCTGGCAGAAGCGCCATCTCCTGGCCTTCCTCGGATCGGGCGCCTTCATCCTGGGCCTCCTCGCCGCCAGCGCCGCCTGCGTCTATCCGGTGATGCTGAAGTCCACCCTCGGCCCCCAGTTCGACCTCACCGCCCACAACGCCAGCGTGGGCGTCCACGGCCTTCGCGCGGGCCTGGTCTGGTGGATTCTGGGCTTCCCCCTGGCCATCGGCTACCTCACCTTCCTGTTCCGCTTCCACCGGGGCAAGGTGAAGGCCGCAGCGGAGGGCGAGGGGTACTAG
- a CDS encoding cytochrome ubiquinol oxidase subunit I, with protein MGDPLFWHRLQFGFTATYHYLFPQLTMGLALVIVVLKALGLRTGEARYNDAARFWIRIFGINFAVGVVTGIPLEFQFGTNWAKFSHLSGGIIGQTLGMEGMFAFFLESSFLGLLIWGEKRLSPKGHFGAALALWIGSWLSGYFIIATNAFMQHPVGYTVAADGTLQLASFWAFLLNPWALGQYAHNMIAAVVTGSFVVAAVGAYWTLKGLYPEQAKLNLRTGTIMGLVFSVLVAFPTGDLQGKLVAKHQPISLAAMEGRFESGPRASLTLVGQPDVAKRRIENPIQLPAVLSFIAYGSFSSNVKGLLEFPEDQWPQNIELLYYAFHIMAGLGTIMIAIMGLAGLLLWRKKLDTARPMLWILMLAFPFPYIATTAGWAVAELGRQPWLIYGVLRTVHGASPTVNAGHTAFTTLGFAGIFTILSVLWLFLIGREIAHGPAPHALNAPTHPNPSNV; from the coding sequence ATGGGCGATCCGCTTTTCTGGCACAGGCTTCAGTTCGGGTTCACGGCGACCTATCACTACCTCTTCCCCCAGCTGACGATGGGCCTGGCCCTGGTCATCGTCGTCCTGAAGGCGCTGGGGCTGCGGACGGGCGAGGCCCGCTACAACGACGCCGCGCGGTTCTGGATCCGCATCTTCGGGATCAACTTCGCGGTGGGCGTGGTGACGGGCATTCCCCTCGAATTCCAGTTCGGCACGAACTGGGCGAAGTTCTCCCACCTTTCCGGCGGGATCATCGGCCAGACGCTGGGAATGGAGGGCATGTTCGCCTTCTTCCTGGAGAGCAGCTTCCTGGGCCTCCTGATCTGGGGCGAGAAGCGCCTGTCGCCCAAGGGCCACTTCGGCGCGGCGCTGGCGCTGTGGATCGGAAGCTGGCTGTCGGGCTACTTCATCATCGCCACCAATGCCTTCATGCAGCATCCCGTCGGCTACACCGTGGCGGCGGACGGGACGCTCCAGCTCGCCAGCTTCTGGGCCTTCCTGCTGAACCCCTGGGCGCTGGGGCAGTACGCCCACAACATGATCGCGGCGGTGGTGACCGGCTCCTTCGTGGTGGCCGCCGTGGGCGCCTACTGGACGCTCAAGGGCCTCTATCCCGAGCAGGCGAAGCTGAACCTCCGGACCGGCACCATCATGGGCCTCGTGTTCAGCGTGCTGGTGGCGTTCCCCACCGGGGACCTCCAGGGCAAGCTCGTGGCGAAGCACCAGCCCATCAGCCTCGCGGCGATGGAAGGGCGCTTCGAGAGCGGACCCCGGGCGAGCCTCACCCTGGTGGGCCAGCCGGACGTGGCCAAGCGCCGGATCGAGAATCCCATCCAGCTTCCGGCGGTCCTCAGCTTCATCGCCTACGGCAGCTTCTCCAGCAACGTGAAGGGCCTGCTGGAGTTCCCCGAGGACCAGTGGCCGCAGAACATCGAGCTGCTCTACTACGCCTTCCACATCATGGCGGGCCTGGGGACGATCATGATCGCGATCATGGGCCTGGCCGGGCTCCTGCTGTGGCGGAAGAAGCTGGACACCGCGAGGCCCATGCTCTGGATCCTGATGCTGGCCTTCCCCTTCCCCTACATCGCCACCACGGCGGGCTGGGCGGTGGCCGAGCTGGGCCGCCAGCCCTGGCTGATCTACGGCGTCCTGCGCACCGTGCACGGCGCGTCGCCCACGGTGAACGCGGGCCACACGGCCTTCACCACCCTGGGTTTCGCCGGCATCTTCACCATCCTGAGCGTCCTGTGGCTGTTCCTGATCGGCCGCGAGATCGCCCACGGGCCGGCGCCCCACGCCCTCAACGCGCCGACCCACCCGAACCCGTCGAACGTCTAG
- a CDS encoding MFS transporter, with the protein MAEDGPAGPGSASWRGTFRALRSFNYRVWAAGAIVSNVGTWMQRIAQDWLVLTQLTSHNATAVGAVMGLQFGPQILLLPLTGFAADHFDRRKLLFATQATLGLLALGLGLLTVTGRVRLWHVYGFALLLGCVAAFDAPARQTFVSELAGEADLSNAVALNSTSFNAARMIGPAVAGVLIAKVGTGWVFLINAASFAAVLGSLSLLRVAHLHRKPKLPRAAGSLAEGFRYVWGRSDLKALLLMLFLIGTFGLNFPIFISTMSATVFHAGAAQFGLLTSIMAIGSVAGALFAASRPEPRIGLLAGAAAVFGLGCGLAAVMPSYGFFGAALVLVGASAQILTTSTNSLVQLSTEPAMRGRVVAILLALIVGGTPLGAPLVGRVADAFGPRWALGVGAAAGFAAAGVGLRHRRKQAAPSAECDDGPV; encoded by the coding sequence GTGGCTGAAGACGGCCCGGCCGGGCCCGGGAGCGCCTCCTGGCGCGGCACCTTCCGGGCGCTGCGGAGCTTCAACTACCGCGTGTGGGCGGCCGGGGCGATCGTCTCCAACGTGGGCACGTGGATGCAGCGCATCGCCCAGGACTGGCTCGTCCTGACCCAGCTCACCTCGCACAACGCCACGGCCGTCGGCGCCGTGATGGGGCTCCAGTTCGGTCCGCAGATCCTGCTGCTGCCCCTCACCGGGTTCGCCGCCGATCACTTCGACCGGCGCAAGCTGCTGTTCGCCACCCAGGCGACGCTCGGGCTACTGGCCCTGGGGCTGGGCCTGCTGACGGTCACGGGCCGCGTGCGGCTGTGGCACGTCTACGGGTTCGCGCTCCTGCTCGGCTGCGTGGCCGCCTTCGATGCGCCCGCCCGCCAGACCTTCGTGTCGGAGCTGGCGGGGGAGGCGGATCTGTCCAACGCCGTCGCCCTGAATTCCACCTCCTTCAACGCCGCCCGGATGATCGGCCCGGCCGTTGCCGGTGTCCTGATCGCCAAGGTGGGCACGGGCTGGGTCTTCCTGATCAACGCCGCGTCCTTCGCCGCGGTCCTGGGCTCGCTGAGCCTGCTTCGGGTGGCGCATCTCCACCGCAAGCCGAAGCTGCCGCGCGCGGCGGGAAGCCTGGCCGAAGGGTTCCGCTACGTGTGGGGGCGATCCGATCTCAAGGCCCTTCTCCTGATGCTCTTCCTGATCGGGACCTTCGGGCTCAATTTCCCCATCTTCATCTCCACCATGTCGGCCACGGTGTTCCATGCGGGCGCCGCCCAGTTCGGGCTCCTCACCTCGATCATGGCCATCGGCTCCGTGGCGGGCGCGCTGTTCGCCGCGTCGCGGCCGGAGCCGCGGATCGGGCTGCTGGCGGGCGCCGCGGCGGTGTTCGGGCTGGGCTGCGGCCTCGCCGCGGTGATGCCCAGCTACGGATTCTTCGGCGCGGCGCTGGTCCTGGTCGGGGCTTCCGCCCAGATCCTCACCACTTCCACCAACAGCCTGGTGCAGCTCTCCACGGAGCCCGCCATGCGGGGCCGGGTGGTGGCCATCCTCCTGGCGCTGATCGTGGGCGGCACGCCCCTCGGCGCGCCGCTGGTGGGCCGCGTCGCCGATGCCTTTGGTCCGCGCTGGGCGCTGGGCGTGGGGGCCGCCGCCGGTTTCGCCGCGGCGGGCGTCGGGCTCCGGCACCGCCGGAAGCAGGCCGCACCGAGCGCGGAGTGTGACGACGGCCCGGTCTGA
- a CDS encoding isochorismatase family protein, producing MALTTLDPRTALIVIDLQQGIRAYPTVHPADEVVARAAALAAAFRRRSLPVVLVTVVGGAPGRVERTRSGGPTSPEWFELAPELDRQPEDHVVAKRTWGAFTNTGLREHLAALGVTQVVIAGIATCSGVESTARHAHELGFNVTLAIDAMTDTDADAHANSVARVFPRLGETGTTAEILALLDGARG from the coding sequence ATGGCCCTCACCACGCTCGATCCCAGGACGGCCCTCATCGTCATCGACCTGCAGCAGGGCATCCGGGCCTATCCCACGGTGCATCCCGCGGACGAGGTGGTGGCGCGCGCCGCCGCCCTGGCCGCCGCCTTCCGGCGGCGCAGCTTGCCGGTGGTCCTGGTCACCGTGGTCGGCGGCGCGCCGGGCCGCGTGGAGCGGACGCGCAGCGGAGGACCCACCTCTCCCGAGTGGTTCGAGCTGGCGCCGGAACTCGATCGGCAGCCGGAGGATCACGTCGTGGCGAAGCGGACCTGGGGCGCGTTCACAAACACCGGGCTCCGCGAGCATTTGGCGGCGCTGGGCGTCACCCAGGTGGTGATCGCGGGGATCGCGACCTGCAGCGGGGTCGAATCCACGGCGCGGCACGCCCACGAGCTGGGATTCAACGTCACCCTGGCGATCGACGCCATGACGGACACGGATGCCGACGCCCACGCCAACAGCGTGGCGCGGGTCTTCCCGCGGCTGGGAGAGACCGGCACCACCGCCGAGATCCTGGCCCTCCTGGACGGCGCCCGTGGCTGA
- a CDS encoding MarR family winged helix-turn-helix transcriptional regulator, giving the protein MDERDPELARTAALAAELRIVLGKLKRRMRGEAQLGDLSWTQVRVLVRLEQDGPATVSALAAAEGMRPQSMGETVAALKAAGLVSGAPDPADGRRTLLSLTDACVKKVQAARAAREDWLFRALRRHLTPPEQKKLAAAVELLARLAEP; this is encoded by the coding sequence ATGGATGAACGGGATCCCGAACTCGCGCGCACGGCGGCCCTGGCGGCGGAGCTGAGGATCGTCCTGGGCAAGCTGAAGCGCCGGATGCGCGGGGAAGCGCAGTTGGGCGACCTCAGCTGGACCCAGGTGCGGGTCCTGGTCCGCCTGGAGCAGGACGGGCCCGCCACGGTGTCGGCCCTGGCGGCGGCGGAGGGGATGCGTCCCCAGTCCATGGGCGAAACGGTGGCGGCGCTCAAGGCGGCGGGCCTCGTGAGCGGCGCGCCGGATCCCGCCGATGGGCGGCGGACCCTCCTGTCGCTGACGGACGCCTGCGTGAAGAAGGTGCAGGCGGCCCGCGCCGCGCGGGAGGACTGGCTGTTCCGCGCCCTCCGCCGCCACCTCACGCCGCCGGAGCAGAAGAAGCTCGCGGCCGCGGTGGAACTGCTCGCGCGCCTCGCCGAGCCCTGA
- a CDS encoding helix-turn-helix transcriptional regulator, which produces MPHQLSNPMIEEVSGLFSAMGDVSRLKILRALLEADGALSQGTVAEAAGLSQANASKHLACLVRVGLVSREPEGNAVYFTPAMPLVGELCDLVCGHVTARARVSYKALK; this is translated from the coding sequence GTGCCCCATCAGCTGAGCAATCCCATGATCGAGGAAGTGAGCGGCCTGTTCAGCGCCATGGGCGACGTGTCGCGGCTGAAGATCCTCCGCGCCCTGCTCGAGGCGGACGGGGCCCTCAGCCAGGGGACCGTGGCCGAAGCCGCGGGGCTGTCCCAGGCCAATGCCTCCAAGCACCTGGCCTGCCTGGTCCGGGTGGGGCTGGTCAGCCGCGAGCCCGAGGGCAACGCCGTCTACTTCACGCCCGCGATGCCCCTCGTGGGCGAGCTGTGCGACCTGGTCTGCGGCCACGTCACCGCCCGCGCCCGCGTCAGCTACAAGGCCCTCAAGTAG
- a CDS encoding HAD family hydrolase, translating to MDDLDLRAAKIRLLCTDVDGVLTVGTLHYGARPGHTKAFNVRDGAGIKWLQRAGIPVAFISGLHAEATIHRAQDLAVEDCFAGHLDKRPILDRLCEKYGLEYDQVAHLGDDLADLPLLRRVGFACCPSDAASEVKAVCHWVPDVPGGYGLLRAVAERILKAQGHWDALLRSYEA from the coding sequence GTGGACGACCTGGACCTGCGCGCCGCCAAGATCCGCCTCCTCTGCACCGACGTGGACGGCGTGCTGACCGTCGGAACCCTGCACTACGGGGCGAGACCGGGGCACACCAAGGCGTTCAACGTCCGCGACGGCGCGGGGATCAAGTGGCTCCAGCGGGCGGGGATTCCCGTCGCCTTCATCTCGGGCCTGCACGCGGAAGCCACCATCCATCGGGCCCAGGATCTCGCGGTGGAGGACTGCTTCGCCGGGCACCTGGACAAGCGGCCCATCCTCGACCGGCTGTGCGAGAAGTACGGCCTGGAGTACGACCAGGTGGCCCACCTCGGAGACGACCTCGCGGACCTGCCCCTCCTGCGCCGGGTGGGATTCGCCTGCTGCCCTTCCGACGCCGCGTCCGAAGTGAAGGCCGTCTGCCACTGGGTGCCCGACGTGCCCGGCGGCTACGGCCTTCTCCGCGCCGTGGCGGAGCGCATCCTGAAAGCCCAGGGACACTGGGACGCCCTTCTCCGCAGCTACGAGGCCTGA
- a CDS encoding M3 family metallopeptidase: protein MRPASALAALMTLPALAADPVAVPNPFFGEWQTPFGVPPFGEIRDAHFLPALKEGMARQKAEVAAIAGLAEPPTFDNTIAALDRSGQFLDRVNAVFSNLLGAETTPALQAVNREATPLLAAHRDDLQLDGALYRRVKAVWDARAGLKLDPEQARLLERTYKSFVRAGAALDAAQQTRMRALNAELSTLGVTFGERLLKATKDFQLIVDVPADLAGLPEGARLAAAAAKAGHPGKWLFTLDGPSIWPFLESAQNRDLRRRLLTGYLERCNQGGETDTNAIVAKVAALRAEKARLLGYATWADYVLEENMAKDPKGVYGLLDQIWKPALEAAKRERAELQAMMAKDLPGQKLEPWDWRYYAEKVKHAKYDFQEEEAKPYFALDAVRQGAFTLAGKLYGLTFTEVKGLPVYQKDVRGFEVKEKDGRHLGILYLDYHPRPGKRGGAWMSNYRQAWIRDGKQVDPVVVNVCNFTPPAGGRPALLTSDEVRTLFHEFGHALHGLFYAGRYRGTAGTPRDFVELPSQVMENWAMEPAMLKLYARHYQTGEPIPEALAAKVRRASRFGQGFATVEYMAAALLDLDWHTLTDAKVRDTAAFEKASLAKWGLIPEIPPRYRSPYFNHIMGGYAAGYYSYIWSAVLDSDAFQAFKEKGDLFDPATAAAFRNEVLSKGGTEDPALLYRRFRGRDPKVEPLLEKRGLK, encoded by the coding sequence ATGCGCCCCGCTTCCGCCCTGGCTGCCCTCATGACCCTTCCCGCCCTCGCCGCCGATCCCGTTGCCGTCCCCAATCCCTTCTTCGGGGAGTGGCAGACGCCCTTCGGCGTGCCCCCCTTCGGGGAGATCCGCGACGCCCACTTCCTCCCGGCGCTGAAGGAGGGGATGGCGCGCCAGAAGGCCGAAGTGGCGGCCATCGCGGGCCTGGCCGAACCGCCGACCTTCGACAACACCATCGCGGCCCTGGACCGCTCGGGCCAGTTCCTGGACCGGGTGAATGCGGTGTTCTCGAACCTGCTGGGCGCCGAGACCACGCCGGCCCTCCAGGCCGTGAACCGCGAGGCCACGCCCCTGCTGGCGGCCCACCGCGACGACCTCCAGCTGGACGGCGCGCTCTACCGCCGGGTCAAAGCGGTGTGGGACGCCCGGGCCGGGCTGAAACTGGATCCCGAGCAGGCCCGGCTGCTGGAGCGCACCTACAAGAGCTTCGTCCGCGCGGGGGCCGCCCTGGACGCGGCCCAGCAGACGCGGATGCGGGCGCTCAACGCCGAGCTGTCCACCCTCGGCGTGACTTTCGGCGAGCGGCTGCTGAAAGCGACCAAGGACTTCCAACTGATCGTGGACGTTCCGGCGGACCTGGCGGGCCTCCCCGAGGGCGCCCGGCTCGCGGCGGCGGCTGCAAAGGCCGGCCATCCGGGCAAGTGGCTGTTCACCCTGGACGGCCCCAGCATCTGGCCCTTCCTCGAATCCGCCCAGAACCGCGACCTGCGCCGGCGCCTGCTCACGGGCTACCTGGAGCGGTGCAACCAGGGCGGCGAGACGGACACCAACGCCATCGTGGCGAAGGTGGCCGCCCTCCGCGCCGAGAAGGCCCGGCTGCTGGGCTACGCGACCTGGGCCGACTACGTCCTCGAAGAGAACATGGCCAAGGACCCCAAGGGCGTCTACGGCCTGCTGGATCAGATCTGGAAGCCGGCCCTCGAAGCCGCCAAGCGGGAGCGCGCCGAGCTCCAGGCCATGATGGCGAAGGACCTGCCCGGCCAGAAGCTGGAGCCCTGGGACTGGCGCTACTACGCGGAGAAGGTGAAGCACGCGAAGTACGACTTCCAGGAAGAGGAGGCCAAGCCCTACTTCGCCCTGGACGCCGTTCGTCAGGGTGCCTTCACCCTGGCCGGGAAGCTGTACGGCCTCACATTCACGGAGGTGAAGGGGCTGCCCGTCTACCAGAAGGACGTCCGGGGCTTCGAGGTGAAGGAGAAGGACGGCCGCCACCTCGGCATCCTGTACCTCGACTACCATCCGCGGCCCGGGAAGCGGGGCGGGGCGTGGATGAGCAACTACCGCCAGGCCTGGATCCGCGACGGGAAGCAGGTCGATCCGGTGGTGGTGAACGTGTGCAACTTCACCCCTCCCGCGGGCGGCCGACCGGCGCTCCTGACCTCGGACGAGGTGCGGACCCTCTTCCACGAGTTCGGCCACGCCCTTCACGGCCTGTTCTACGCGGGCCGCTACCGGGGGACGGCGGGCACGCCGCGCGACTTCGTGGAACTGCCCAGCCAGGTCATGGAGAACTGGGCCATGGAGCCCGCCATGCTCAAGCTCTACGCCCGCCACTACCAGACGGGCGAGCCCATCCCCGAAGCGCTTGCCGCGAAGGTGCGGCGGGCTTCCCGCTTCGGCCAGGGCTTCGCCACGGTGGAATACATGGCGGCGGCCCTCCTGGACCTGGACTGGCACACCCTGACGGACGCGAAGGTGCGCGACACGGCGGCCTTCGAGAAGGCGTCCCTGGCCAAGTGGGGGCTCATTCCGGAGATCCCGCCCCGCTACCGCAGCCCCTACTTCAACCACATCATGGGCGGCTACGCGGCGGGGTACTACAGCTACATCTGGAGCGCCGTCCTCGACAGCGACGCCTTCCAGGCCTTCAAGGAGAAGGGCGACTTGTTCGACCCCGCCACCGCCGCGGCCTTCCGGAACGAAGTGCTGTCCAAGGGCGGCACCGAGGATCCGGCCCTCCTCTACCGCCGCTTCCGCGGCCGTGATCCGAAGGTGGAGCCGCTGCTGGAGAAGCGCGGCCTGAAGTAG
- a CDS encoding patatin-like phospholipase family protein has translation MVKITRNWIIRAGGALGLCLLLACQPPAPVPVPAVAPPPPTPVVPQGPPPKPKIALVLGGGAARGFAHIGVIRTLEQEKIPVDLVVGTSVGSLIGAIYAADRNSFELEWTAFQLQKEDLFDFGVLSTVVGMGFAKGDKLEAWVKGHIKPTDIEQLKIPFAAVATDLNWGQKVVLDRGSVARAVRASSAIPGVFQPVQHQGKILVDGGVVDNIPISVARAKGADIVIAVDISANVGNPNITNLVGVSLQAANIMFALNVDHARREADVLISPAIGDVGTLDFTQKKRCMEAGILAAQQSAPAIHRAIEKWVAARR, from the coding sequence ATGGTCAAGATCACCCGCAACTGGATCATTCGCGCGGGGGGCGCCCTGGGCCTCTGCCTCCTCCTGGCCTGCCAGCCTCCGGCCCCGGTTCCAGTTCCGGCGGTCGCGCCGCCCCCGCCCACTCCCGTGGTCCCGCAGGGGCCGCCGCCGAAACCGAAGATCGCGCTGGTCCTGGGCGGGGGCGCCGCCCGCGGGTTCGCGCACATCGGCGTGATCCGCACCCTGGAGCAGGAGAAGATTCCGGTCGACCTCGTGGTGGGCACCAGCGTGGGCAGCCTGATCGGCGCCATCTACGCCGCCGACCGGAACAGCTTCGAGCTGGAGTGGACGGCCTTCCAGCTCCAGAAGGAGGATCTGTTCGACTTCGGCGTGCTGTCCACCGTCGTGGGCATGGGCTTCGCCAAGGGCGACAAGCTGGAGGCCTGGGTCAAAGGCCACATCAAGCCCACGGACATCGAGCAGCTCAAGATCCCCTTCGCGGCGGTGGCCACCGACCTCAACTGGGGCCAGAAGGTGGTCCTGGACCGGGGCTCCGTGGCCCGCGCCGTCCGCGCCAGCTCCGCCATCCCCGGCGTGTTCCAGCCGGTCCAGCACCAGGGGAAGATCCTGGTGGACGGCGGCGTGGTGGACAACATCCCCATCTCCGTCGCCCGGGCCAAGGGCGCGGACATCGTCATCGCCGTGGACATCAGCGCCAACGTGGGCAACCCCAACATCACCAACCTGGTGGGCGTCAGCCTCCAGGCGGCCAACATCATGTTCGCCCTCAACGTGGACCACGCCCGGCGCGAGGCGGACGTGCTCATCTCCCCCGCCATCGGCGACGTGGGCACCCTGGACTTCACCCAGAAGAAGCGCTGCATGGAAGCGGGAATCCTCGCCGCCCAGCAGTCCGCCCCCGCCATCCACCGCGCCATCGAGAAGTGGGTGGCCGCGCGGCGGTGA